Part of the Aggregatilinea lenta genome, TCGCGTCAACACCCAGCGTTACGAGGTAATCCAGCCTGTCGATAATGCCTTGAAGGTCGCCGATGCCATCGCCGTTGGCGTCGTAGAAGCTGCGCGGGTAGATCTGGTAGATGACGCCGGTTTGCCACCAGGCAAAAGAGGGTGAGGTCATTGGGCTAGGCTTCTTTCAGTTCGATGCAGACAAGGGTCCAGAAGTCTACAACAGGGACGGCGCAGCGCAGGTATCCATCCGACTGCGTGAAGTCGAGCGGTTGCGGCAGGCTATCCGTGTCCGGCGACACCCACCAGATCCGCGCCACATCGCCGGAAAGCGTTAGCTCAATGCTGATGTCTGTCTGAGGCTGCGGGACCGGGTTGGCGTCGTTCCACGACTGCGCGGGCTGCGCGTTTAGCACGTTGAGCGCGATCCGCCCCGGCGCGCGGCGCGCGATCACCCACAGGCCGCCTTCCGCTGTCACGCCCAGCGACGCCGGGTCCGCGAACGAGAGCAGTTCCTCGTACGCCACGCCGAAATCGGCCAGCCGCTGAAGGTCCGCGTCGAGTGCCGCCGAAGGACGCTTTGCCAGCGGGAAATAGGGATCGGAGAGGTACAGACCGTCCTCGCCGTAGATGAGGTGATAGCCGCCGCTCGCCAGGATGACGCTGGCGGCCAGCCGCACCGTGACCTCGTGCACCGGGTCAATGTACGCGGCGATGACCGGCGTGCGTCCGCCTGATTTTTGGCGGTTCAGCGCGGCGACCTCGGCCAGATGGCCCAGGGTGGTCATGGGCGGCCACAGCTCGCAGTATAAAAAGTCGAGCGGGGCGGTGTTGATCGCATCCAGCGGCCAGTTGTGCACCATGTTGAACAGCAGGTGTTTTTCCGGCGGGATAGCCTCGCGGATGGCTTGCAGCGTGCCCACAAACGCGGCGGGCAGATCGACCGGCGCACCGCCTGCGTCAAAGCCCGTGAACGGCTCGCCGTATTGATCGACATGGATGCCGTCGAAGGGTACCGCATCGAGCACGGCGACACAGTCGTGGGCGAAGTGCTCGCGCCAGGGTGACGCCGGATTGACCAGCTTCAGGAAGCCATCCGCGAAGTCATACAGCACGCCGTTTTCATCGTACAGACCCCAGTCGAGATGCTCGGCGGCGAACGCGGGCGACGCGCCGTAGATCGCCGTGTAGGGCATGGCGACGATGCCGCGCGCGTGGGCTGCGTCGATCAGCTTGCGCACCGTCGCCAACGACATCGGGCGATCCAGCGGATCGACGTATTCATCTGCTGGAGGCAGCAGGTCGTCGTGCCGGTACTGCCAGTCATAAAACTGGATGCCGTTGACGTGGTGCGCCAGCAGCCAGTCCAGGTCGAAGCTGGCGCGATCCGGCTTGAAATCGAACAGGTAGCCGTAGCGCGGCGCGTCGGTCCAGCGCGCGAGCACGTCATACGCGGTCCAGTACGTGCCGCTCCCGGCCTGGATGCGAACGCGGTAGCCGCGCTTCGGTTCGACCGGCGGCTGCCAGCGCAGCGCATCTTCACCCTGTATCGTGGCGAGGCGATCTCCTAAATGCCAGATTTCGGCCTGGAATGGTTCGCCAACCGGAATCACCACCTGCTCACCGGGGCGGAAGAATGCGTGTGTGGGTGCGATCATGATTTGATTCCTGTGGTAGCAATCCCGGCGACAAAGTAACGCTGGAAAATGACGTACACGACGATGACGGGGATCAGCGCGACGATGGACGCCGCGAAAACCTGTCCCCACTGCGTCAGGTGCTGCGTCTGGAACAAGGCGATCCCAATGGGCAGGGTACGCTGGCTGCTTTCCTTGATAGCAACGTGTGCCCAGGGGAATTCATCCCAACTGTACAGGAAGGTGAAAATGATCGTGACGGCCAATCCCGGACGGCTGAGGGGTAGGATGATGCGCCAGAAGATCGTCCACTGGTTGGCTCCGTCGATCAGCGCCGCTTCGGTCAGCTCTTTGGGAATCGACTTGAAGAAGCCGGTTAGCAGATAGGTCTGCATCGAGAGACTCATCGCCACATAAACCGGGATCAGCCCGTGCAGGTTCAACAGCTTCAGGTCCCGCGCGACGAGATACTGCGGGATGATGAGCATCACGGAGGGGATCATCATGCCCAGCAACAGCACGGCGAACAGCACGCGCTTGCCGAAGAACTCCATACGCCCGAAGGCATAGGCCATCATCGACGAAATGAACACCGTGGCCGCCGTCGTGGAAACCGCGACGAGCAGGCTGTTGAGGAAGTACCGG contains:
- a CDS encoding glycoside hydrolase family 66 protein → MIAPTHAFFRPGEQVVIPVGEPFQAEIWHLGDRLATIQGEDALRWQPPVEPKRGYRVRIQAGSGTYWTAYDVLARWTDAPRYGYLFDFKPDRASFDLDWLLAHHVNGIQFYDWQYRHDDLLPPADEYVDPLDRPMSLATVRKLIDAAHARGIVAMPYTAIYGASPAFAAEHLDWGLYDENGVLYDFADGFLKLVNPASPWREHFAHDCVAVLDAVPFDGIHVDQYGEPFTGFDAGGAPVDLPAAFVGTLQAIREAIPPEKHLLFNMVHNWPLDAINTAPLDFLYCELWPPMTTLGHLAEVAALNRQKSGGRTPVIAAYIDPVHEVTVRLAASVILASGGYHLIYGEDGLYLSDPYFPLAKRPSAALDADLQRLADFGVAYEELLSFADPASLGVTAEGGLWVIARRAPGRIALNVLNAQPAQSWNDANPVPQPQTDISIELTLSGDVARIWWVSPDTDSLPQPLDFTQSDGYLRCAVPVVDFWTLVCIELKEA
- a CDS encoding carbohydrate ABC transporter permease, whose amino-acid sequence is MTRARRVNAAISYTLLILGMGIVLVPFLYMASVSFKPQTLVFELPPRFIPTPATLDNYRTSLRTDSFDRYFLNSLLVAVSTTAATVFISSMMAYAFGRMEFFGKRVLFAVLLLGMMIPSVMLIIPQYLVARDLKLLNLHGLIPVYVAMSLSMQTYLLTGFFKSIPKELTEAALIDGANQWTIFWRIILPLSRPGLAVTIIFTFLYSWDEFPWAHVAIKESSQRTLPIGIALFQTQHLTQWGQVFAASIVALIPVIVVYVIFQRYFVAGIATTGIKS